CAAACAGGTTGCGATAAGTAGGATTGGTCTCAAACACAACCGGCGCGGTCTTGGCACCCGAGTTGTCAACCATTACATTAACCCGGAACTCAAGGTAAGGGTCAACTCCTGCGCCGCTCCTTGCCTCTTCGGATGGGCGCTGTCGGAACAAGTCAAGCCGCTCAATAATTGCGGTCTTGACTTCGTTTAGATACTCATCAACCCGATGGTCCTTGTGCCGCTCCCGAATTTCGTTAATCCGCTCCTCAAGTACCGGCGTCACGATGTCCCGGTCCAGATTTGCCAGCGCCTCCCGTGCCTGCCGTTCAAACTCCCGAATCTCCTTAAAGATTGCCAGCAGTTCACTGCTCAACTCCCGGTAGCGGGTCTTTATCTCCTTTGCCCTTTCCTCGGTCAATTTACCCTCTTCCACCAACCGGTCCAGGACATCAACGCTCACCGGTTGTTTGTCAACAATCGGTGCTAGTTCGGGCCGGGAAACCGGCGCGGTCTGAACCAGTGCAAAACCCTCAGCCGCAACTCTTTTCTCAAAGTCGCGCACCCGGGCCGCACCCTGTTCTTTGAACCGGTCGACAATCTCCTGACGGGCATTCTGATACCCTTCGCCCTCAAACAAACGGGGCACATTTTTTACCAGATAGGAAACCAGTTCGTCCATCTCGGACTGCAACAGGCGTCCCTCACCCGCCGGTAAAACAAGCAAGCGTGGTTGGTCCGGGTCCTGAAAGTTGTTTACCAAACACTTGTCGGTAAGGTTTTTTATCGGTCGGCTTTTCTCCAGCAGTTTCTGGACTGTGGTCGCCCGACCGGTTCCTGGTGGACCGGTAACAAATATGTTGTAACCAGCCGCTTCAATCTCCAGTCCCAGTTGCAGGGCGTTGACCGCCCGCTCCTGACCCACAATCTCCCGGGTAATTTTAATGTCGTCGGTTGTTTTAAACCCCAGCCCTTCCGGGTCACAAGTCCAGCGCAGTTTGTCAATCGGCACCCGGAACCTTTCGTCAGAACTTTTCCTTTTGTTTGCCCCTGTACTCTTTCGCCGCTCTTTTTTCACGATATCCCCCTTTTTATTAATCGCCGAGTGTTGATAAAGTAGGGCACCGCATCCTGGCGTTCCGGCATTTTCCTTCCCTGTACATAAATTCCTAATCCTTTGTCGCCACTTTCAGCGACGAAAAACTGATAAAAGGCAAAAAGGCGTCACCCAGGTCACGCTGAGTCCTGCCCACCGCCTCAACCCTTTGAAACATCTCGTACACATTGCCGGCAATATTGACATCTTTTACCCTGCCCGCCACCGCACCATTTTCAATCTTGAACCCGCAGGATACATTGAGTGTCACCTCGCCGGCAAGGATGTTTGACATCCCGCCGCCGATAAACCCATAAACGAGCAACCCTTCCTTAATCCCGCTTAAAACATCGTCCAGTTCGGCTCCGCCCGGTGCCAATTCCAGATTGCTCGTCCCGGGGTTGGGCGGTGCCGTATAGCCCCGCATTGCTGAACCGGTGGATATGCTCCCGCAAGCTGCGGCGGTGGCGATATCAAAGAGAAATCCCTTGAAAACGCCCCGTTCAAAAAGCACATTTTCTCTTGCCGGGATACCCTCATCGTCAAAAGGCGAAGATTTGAGTCCGAAGGGTCTCAGCCGGTTGTCAATCAGGGTGATTTTCTCGCTTAAAACCCTTTTCCCCTCCTTGCCAATCAAAGGTGATGTTCCCTTCTCCCGTTGTTTGCCATCAACCGCAACCTGCAATGGTAAGAGCAGTTCACCCAGCGCCAGCGGTGTCACCACCACCGGATAATCACCGGTTTTCAGGCGTGCCCGGCGCTTGGCAAGCCGGACAAATTTTTCCATCCGCGTCACCACCGCATCAAGCGGAAACGGCTTGGCATCCGAAAGGTTGACATAGTCATAAAACCAGTAAATCCCCTCGTCCACTAAAAGCCCGGAAACCGAAACCTGCAACTCGGCACGCTCAAAACTCGCATCCAGCCCGGCACTGTTGCTCAATCCAATCTCCTGGTAAACGCGGCTGAAACTTACATCAACCTTCAACTCCGGTACCCTTGAAGCCAGCGCATCAATCAGGTCCCGTCCCCACTCTATCATCCGTGCCGCCGATACCAGCATCACCTTGTTCTCAAATGTGGTCACCGCGGGTGGCTCAATCGGTTTCGGGAAATCAAACCGTGCCTCCTTGCCATAAGCGGCAGCCGCACACGCGGCTTGAACCACCTCCTGTAACTTCTGCGGGTGGGAACTGGAGGCAAAACCGAGCCTGCCCTCTTTTATCACCCGCAATCCCCAGCCTTTGGTCAGTTTGGTTCCCTGTGCGTACAGTTTCCCCTGCCGGAACTCAACTTCGCTACGGTCGGTCTCAACTGAGAAAACCTCGGCCTGTTCTGCCTGGCGGTCTGCCAGTTCCAGCAACTTTTCTCTCATTTTACCTCCGGCCAAAATTACCTGCCACCGACAACGACATTTTTGATTCGAATGTGGGGCGCGCCCGTACCCACGGGC
This genomic window from candidate division WOR-3 bacterium contains:
- a CDS encoding TldD/PmbA family protein, encoding MREKLLELADRQAEQAEVFSVETDRSEVEFRQGKLYAQGTKLTKGWGLRVIKEGRLGFASSSHPQKLQEVVQAACAAAAYGKEARFDFPKPIEPPAVTTFENKVMLVSAARMIEWGRDLIDALASRVPELKVDVSFSRVYQEIGLSNSAGLDASFERAELQVSVSGLLVDEGIYWFYDYVNLSDAKPFPLDAVVTRMEKFVRLAKRRARLKTGDYPVVVTPLALGELLLPLQVAVDGKQREKGTSPLIGKEGKRVLSEKITLIDNRLRPFGLKSSPFDDEGIPARENVLFERGVFKGFLFDIATAAACGSISTGSAMRGYTAPPNPGTSNLELAPGGAELDDVLSGIKEGLLVYGFIGGGMSNILAGEVTLNVSCGFKIENGAVAGRVKDVNIAGNVYEMFQRVEAVGRTQRDLGDAFLPFISFSSLKVATKD